From a single Sporosarcina oncorhynchi genomic region:
- a CDS encoding LURP-one-related/scramblase family protein — translation MKQLYIKQKVFSVRGKFTVKDQNEHDVYFIEGSLMQIPKTYSIMDTAMNQVAFITKKSFSFLPTFYVDVVGQERMTIKKEFTFIKANYTIDAAGIEVRGNLWDMNFEVLQNGELIGSVDKQWFTWGDSYQIQVLQEDMETLLVSLVVAIDYAKASQAAAGSATI, via the coding sequence TTGAAGCAGTTATATATTAAACAGAAGGTTTTTAGTGTGAGAGGAAAATTTACAGTAAAAGACCAAAACGAGCATGATGTGTACTTTATAGAAGGCAGTTTAATGCAAATTCCGAAGACCTATTCGATTATGGATACGGCGATGAATCAAGTTGCATTCATTACCAAAAAGTCATTCAGTTTCTTGCCAACTTTTTACGTGGACGTTGTGGGGCAGGAAAGGATGACTATTAAGAAGGAATTTACGTTTATCAAAGCGAACTATACGATAGATGCAGCGGGCATTGAAGTTCGCGGGAATCTATGGGATATGAATTTTGAAGTGCTGCAAAACGGTGAACTGATCGGATCAGTCGATAAACAGTGGTTTACATGGGGAGACAGTTATCAGATTCAAGTGCTGCAGGAAGACATGGAAACGCTTCTTGTGTCCTTAGTTGTCGCAATCGATTATGCAAAAGCGTCTCAAGCGGCAGCTGGAAGTGCAACGATATAA
- a CDS encoding MDR family MFS transporter has protein sequence MVNAQTFDFKKNIPLLAVLLSGAFITILNQTLLATALPPIMKDLRVSESTVQWLQSIFMLVNGIMIPITAFLIGRFTTRRLFITAMSIFAVGTFVAAISPNFSFLLVGRVLQGAGAGIMMPLLQTIMFLLFPIEQRGKAMGMYGLVIAFAPAIGPSLSGYLVDNFPWRSVFYVVLPITLIIIVAAAFLLKNVTEQTNPKVDYLSIVLSTFGFGGLLYGFSIAGNVGWLTPNVGIAMIIGVISLFLFIQRQLRLDEPILEFRVFKYPVFGLATSLGMIVFASMIATTVILPIFMQNLLGFNALYSGLMLLPGAIVMGIMNPVTGSLFDKFGAKWLLRAGFAILTVTTFMFANLSEDTTFTYLAILNAVRMLGIAMVMMPSTTLSLNQLPTKLISHGTAMNNTFRQISGAVGTAVLVTITVTAATGDGTIAGEIHGVNIAFLVAGFFAAIGLLLSFGINNKKPVKA, from the coding sequence ATGGTAAATGCTCAAACATTTGATTTTAAGAAAAATATCCCGTTGCTGGCCGTTCTCCTGTCAGGTGCATTCATTACAATTCTCAATCAAACCTTGCTAGCCACAGCACTGCCCCCCATTATGAAGGATTTGCGCGTATCGGAAAGTACCGTCCAGTGGTTGCAATCGATTTTCATGTTGGTTAACGGAATTATGATTCCTATCACTGCATTCCTGATAGGAAGATTTACAACCCGGCGATTATTTATAACTGCCATGAGCATATTCGCTGTCGGAACATTCGTAGCTGCTATCTCTCCAAACTTTTCGTTCCTATTAGTCGGGAGGGTTTTGCAAGGAGCTGGCGCCGGTATCATGATGCCACTTCTGCAAACGATTATGTTCCTGCTCTTCCCCATTGAACAGCGTGGGAAAGCAATGGGGATGTATGGGCTGGTGATTGCATTCGCACCCGCAATCGGACCGAGTCTCTCGGGCTACCTCGTCGATAACTTCCCTTGGCGAAGCGTCTTCTATGTCGTCCTGCCGATTACGCTCATTATTATCGTTGCTGCAGCCTTCTTATTGAAAAACGTGACGGAACAGACGAATCCAAAAGTGGATTACTTATCGATTGTCCTATCGACATTCGGTTTCGGGGGTCTTCTATACGGTTTCAGTATCGCGGGTAATGTAGGCTGGTTGACTCCAAATGTCGGTATTGCAATGATAATCGGCGTTATTTCATTGTTCTTATTTATCCAGCGACAATTACGACTCGATGAGCCTATTCTTGAATTCAGGGTGTTCAAGTACCCAGTATTCGGATTGGCTACAAGTCTCGGGATGATTGTGTTTGCATCTATGATTGCAACAACCGTAATCCTTCCAATTTTCATGCAAAATTTATTAGGCTTCAATGCCTTGTATTCTGGTCTGATGCTGTTGCCTGGCGCCATCGTCATGGGCATCATGAATCCAGTCACCGGTTCATTGTTCGACAAATTCGGAGCGAAGTGGCTATTACGCGCAGGTTTCGCTATTCTGACTGTGACGACGTTCATGTTCGCAAACTTGTCTGAAGATACGACGTTTACCTATTTGGCGATTTTGAATGCCGTTCGGATGCTTGGTATCGCGATGGTGATGATGCCGTCTACGACACTCAGTTTAAATCAGCTGCCGACCAAACTGATTTCTCATGGCACAGCGATGAATAATACATTCAGACAGATTTCCGGTGCTGTCGGTACGGCCGTTCTTGTTACAATTACCGTCACAGCAGCAACCGGTGACGGCACCATTGCTGGAGAAATTCACGGCGTCAACATCGCTTTTCTCGTAGCCGGATTCTTTGCTGCCATCGGTTTACTTTTGTCATTTGGCATTAACAATAAAAAGCCTGTTAAAGCGTAA
- a CDS encoding alpha/beta hydrolase yields the protein MKRKVIIATGSLIVAILIVLLVAGNYFYNQAVKRGTDVVLHTEAASLNSLASEEDQLHMKEAKEWFNDQQPDNITIKTDDDIEITAQFIAQHDSQQKGVILVHGFRSTSADMGKLAKFYADEGFDVLLPDARGHGASGGDYIGFGWHDRHDIIQWIDFLKSHGNNQIILHGNSMGAATVLMASGEELPIEVKGIVADSSYSSVKEELAHQLKHIYNLPAFPLLEVTSFVTNVRAGYTFGEASVVEQVKKNNRPLLIIHGDADDLVPTAMAQQIYEAATSEKELWIVPDAGHTKAYNNKTIEFEQYLKDFLDRTVAD from the coding sequence ATGAAAAGGAAAGTTATTATAGCAACAGGGAGTTTGATTGTAGCCATTTTAATCGTCCTACTTGTTGCAGGCAATTACTTTTACAATCAAGCTGTGAAAAGAGGCACAGACGTCGTTTTACATACGGAAGCGGCTTCGCTGAATTCACTGGCCAGTGAAGAAGATCAATTGCATATGAAAGAAGCGAAAGAGTGGTTCAATGATCAACAACCCGACAATATAACAATAAAAACAGATGACGACATTGAGATAACAGCGCAGTTCATTGCACAACATGATTCTCAGCAAAAAGGGGTAATCCTTGTTCATGGATTTCGCAGTACGAGCGCGGATATGGGCAAGCTAGCGAAGTTTTACGCTGACGAAGGATTTGATGTTCTTCTGCCTGATGCGCGCGGCCATGGGGCAAGTGGAGGCGATTATATCGGGTTTGGTTGGCATGACCGGCATGATATTATTCAATGGATCGACTTTCTCAAAAGTCATGGAAACAACCAAATCATTCTTCACGGGAATTCAATGGGAGCTGCCACTGTGTTAATGGCGAGTGGTGAAGAACTTCCTATTGAAGTGAAAGGGATTGTTGCGGACAGTTCCTATAGTAGCGTCAAAGAAGAACTCGCCCATCAACTGAAGCATATTTATAATCTGCCGGCTTTTCCACTGTTGGAAGTGACAAGCTTTGTCACAAATGTACGTGCAGGTTATACATTTGGTGAAGCTTCGGTCGTGGAACAAGTGAAGAAAAACAATCGGCCGCTTCTGATTATCCATGGAGATGCAGATGACCTCGTCCCAACGGCAATGGCCCAGCAAATCTATGAGGCGGCAACTAGCGAAAAGGAATTATGGATTGTTCCTGATGCTGGTCATACAAAAGCCTATAACAATAAAACAATCGAGTTTGAACAGTATTTGAAAGATTTCTTAGACCGGACTGTAGCGGATTAA
- the thiM gene encoding hydroxyethylthiazole kinase: protein MKAGIPLLNEVRKTSPIVHCITNIVVANFQANGLLSLGASPIMAASIEEAADVSAFSAATLLNIGTLDSKVIGSMIAAGQSANANGHPLVLDPVGAGATTFRKQTVSTLLNELDVTLIRGNAGEIAAIAGVAWNAKGVDAGEGTANIQWAAKDVAVRHRCLVAVTGETDLVTDGEKVLQITGGHPLMSKITGMGCLLSAVAAAFLAVGKNDKLEAVAYSLAFYKKAGEWAAERTEGPGDFEVHFLNALHLLTDKDLNHASLFIQEEVF from the coding sequence ATGAAGGCAGGAATTCCATTGCTCAATGAAGTGCGTAAAACAAGCCCGATCGTCCATTGTATAACGAATATCGTTGTGGCGAACTTTCAGGCAAATGGCTTGTTATCACTCGGAGCTTCCCCAATTATGGCGGCTTCAATCGAAGAAGCGGCAGATGTATCTGCTTTTTCTGCAGCTACACTTCTTAATATCGGTACACTTGATAGTAAGGTCATCGGATCGATGATTGCTGCAGGGCAAAGCGCCAATGCCAATGGTCATCCACTCGTATTGGATCCAGTCGGTGCAGGAGCAACTACGTTTCGTAAACAGACCGTGTCAACACTGCTGAATGAATTGGACGTAACGCTCATCCGTGGAAACGCCGGCGAGATTGCAGCCATTGCTGGTGTTGCCTGGAATGCGAAGGGTGTCGATGCCGGAGAAGGTACTGCTAATATTCAGTGGGCTGCGAAAGATGTGGCTGTTCGCCATCGATGCCTAGTGGCAGTTACAGGTGAAACGGATCTAGTGACGGATGGAGAAAAAGTATTGCAGATTACAGGCGGCCATCCGCTCATGAGTAAAATCACGGGTATGGGTTGTTTGTTGAGTGCCGTTGCAGCCGCATTTCTAGCTGTTGGCAAGAACGACAAGCTTGAAGCAGTCGCATATAGTCTAGCGTTTTATAAAAAAGCTGGTGAATGGGCGGCCGAGCGGACTGAGGGGCCAGGGGATTTTGAGGTCCATTTTTTGAATGCACTTCATCTCCTGACTGATAAAGACCTGAATCACGCATCACTATTCATTCAAGAGGAGGTTTTCTGA
- a CDS encoding YibE/F family protein — MTGGAELKFSVKKVLGYCLLLFCIILSILFVNLNYTFYDRPIAKVIETVLEETTATTDRHGNEDTLFTQHITAQMKNGPQKGMLISLQNDYSYSGAYDQEYRVGNDLFVLPDEQVAGADNLTGIITDVKRDKHALIIAWIFIFALMIVGKRQGVFAIISFALNVLILSFALDIYVNNPSVNLLLICGICILLFTCISLVFVSGFSEKTYAAIVATLVGTVASLAIALLVLRLTSDNGLRYEEMQFVTRPYRLVFIGGLFIGSLGAIMDIAITLSSSMFALYEKDRSLSRKALKESGMDIGQDIMGTITNILFLAYICGSIPMLVLSFKNGTPLGFTFSMNLSLEVTRALVGGIGIVLTIPIAVYTSLFFIDRKKARL, encoded by the coding sequence ATGACAGGTGGTGCCGAATTGAAATTCTCCGTTAAAAAAGTGCTTGGATACTGCCTTCTGCTCTTTTGTATCATACTATCTATCCTATTTGTTAATTTGAACTACACATTTTATGATCGGCCCATCGCCAAAGTGATCGAAACAGTACTTGAAGAAACAACTGCTACAACCGATCGCCACGGCAATGAAGATACATTATTCACACAGCATATTACGGCCCAGATGAAAAACGGTCCCCAAAAAGGCATGCTGATTTCACTGCAAAACGATTATTCCTATTCAGGTGCCTATGACCAGGAATACCGAGTAGGGAATGATTTGTTTGTTCTTCCCGATGAACAAGTCGCTGGAGCAGATAATCTGACCGGTATTATTACCGATGTAAAGAGGGATAAGCACGCATTAATTATCGCATGGATTTTCATCTTCGCATTAATGATTGTCGGCAAACGTCAAGGCGTATTTGCCATTATTAGCTTTGCCCTAAATGTCCTAATCTTATCGTTTGCACTCGATATTTATGTCAACAACCCCTCAGTGAATCTGTTGCTCATATGTGGGATTTGCATTCTGTTATTCACGTGCATCTCGCTTGTCTTCGTTAGCGGTTTCAGCGAAAAGACGTATGCAGCAATCGTTGCAACGTTAGTCGGAACCGTAGCTTCCTTGGCAATCGCATTGCTCGTCCTACGCCTTACTTCGGACAACGGCCTTCGCTATGAAGAGATGCAATTCGTCACCCGTCCTTACCGGCTCGTCTTTATTGGCGGATTGTTCATCGGATCACTTGGTGCGATTATGGATATCGCCATTACGTTATCTTCGTCGATGTTTGCGTTATACGAGAAAGATCGGTCACTGAGCAGAAAAGCATTGAAGGAATCCGGGATGGACATCGGCCAGGATATTATGGGGACGATTACAAACATTCTTTTCCTTGCGTACATTTGCGGTTCGATTCCAATGCTTGTCCTGTCGTTTAAAAATGGGACGCCATTAGGATTCACGTTTTCTATGAATTTGTCGCTGGAAGTGACCCGCGCCTTAGTTGGAGGGATTGGCATCGTGTTGACAATTCCAATTGCTGTCTATACATCGCTCTTTTTCATCGATAGAAAGAAGGCTCGCTTATGA
- a CDS encoding YibE/F family protein has translation MNAIVVLAVILFALMLWIGGKNGLRSFLSLFLNFGVIFFTLAFLLAPAVNPVVVTFIASALIGCISLFFINEVNRKTIIAFVSTMITITVLLVFIFFVSDTLMIQGFGEEETEAISGYSLLIGIDFLKISVSVIILSTIGAIMDVAISIASSMHEVLKRNPSISKIELFASGMGIGRDILGTDTNTLFFAFFGGYLALLIWFKDLSYSIGEIINSKIFSSELMLILCAGTGIALVIPISSWINAHYLMKTKKSS, from the coding sequence ATGAATGCTATCGTCGTGCTTGCAGTTATATTATTCGCGCTCATGCTGTGGATAGGCGGAAAGAATGGACTGCGTTCGTTCCTGTCGCTGTTTCTCAATTTCGGTGTGATCTTTTTCACACTCGCATTTCTGTTGGCACCTGCTGTTAACCCTGTCGTAGTGACATTTATCGCCAGTGCTTTGATTGGCTGCATCAGCCTGTTTTTCATTAATGAAGTGAACCGTAAAACGATCATTGCATTCGTGTCTACGATGATCACAATTACGGTATTGCTCGTCTTCATTTTCTTCGTATCGGACACATTGATGATTCAAGGATTTGGTGAGGAAGAGACAGAGGCGATTAGCGGTTACTCTCTGCTGATTGGCATTGATTTTCTTAAAATCAGTGTCTCGGTCATTATATTAAGCACAATCGGCGCAATCATGGATGTTGCCATCTCCATTGCTTCTTCGATGCATGAAGTACTTAAACGGAACCCTTCCATTAGCAAGATAGAGCTGTTCGCTTCAGGTATGGGAATTGGACGTGACATTCTGGGAACAGATACGAATACATTGTTTTTCGCATTTTTTGGCGGCTATTTGGCGCTACTCATCTGGTTCAAAGACCTCTCCTATTCCATCGGAGAAATCATCAATTCGAAAATATTCAGTTCCGAACTGATGCTCATTCTTTGTGCTGGTACAGGAATTGCACTTGTTATCCCGATTTCTTCCTGGATCAACGCGCATTATTTAATGAAAACGAAAAAGTCTTCCTGA
- a CDS encoding EAL domain-containing protein, with protein MKCDICNPTTKIYTIYFADNQRIEPLLTYFSSYPKTDWHMINDRMFWTLEPIFFDLMDYVHAHLDASAIYAVESDPHDPLRELYKMKPILEFQAEREASWIDELIQKKAIQTHFQPIVKITDGHVSIVGNELLSRGLDEHQDIISPYHLFEAARKRNRLFALDRLCRLESIQNAVPVADKLIFINFIPTAIYVPEHCLSTTFAAIKKVGIKPEQVVFEVVETDKIEDMSHLLAILDYYRSQGIKYALDDVGTGFNDLDLLSRMEPDYVKLAREYTDGVSTDPEKWQVAKTVMDMAHQVGALALAEGVEQVQDVECLMEMGYDLYQGYLFAKPSDTPLQAIDSQWKQT; from the coding sequence ATGAAATGCGATATATGCAACCCTACAACGAAAATTTATACGATCTATTTTGCTGACAATCAACGGATTGAACCTCTTTTGACCTATTTCAGTTCGTATCCTAAAACGGATTGGCATATGATTAACGACCGGATGTTTTGGACGTTGGAACCGATCTTCTTCGACTTGATGGACTATGTACATGCTCACCTTGATGCGAGCGCTATTTATGCAGTAGAATCCGATCCCCATGACCCACTTCGGGAACTGTATAAAATGAAACCGATTTTGGAATTTCAAGCGGAAAGAGAAGCCAGTTGGATTGATGAACTCATTCAGAAGAAAGCGATTCAAACACACTTCCAACCGATTGTAAAAATCACGGACGGGCATGTTTCCATTGTCGGCAATGAATTGTTGAGCAGAGGCTTGGATGAACATCAGGACATCATCTCACCGTATCATCTATTTGAAGCGGCAAGAAAACGGAATCGCCTTTTTGCACTTGACCGACTATGCCGATTGGAATCCATTCAAAACGCTGTGCCTGTTGCTGATAAATTAATTTTCATCAATTTCATTCCGACAGCCATCTACGTACCAGAACATTGCTTATCTACAACATTCGCCGCCATTAAAAAAGTCGGCATTAAACCAGAACAGGTGGTCTTTGAAGTCGTGGAGACCGACAAAATTGAAGACATGTCCCACCTTCTTGCGATTTTGGACTACTATCGATCTCAAGGGATTAAGTATGCACTAGATGATGTAGGTACAGGCTTCAATGATCTGGACCTGCTGTCCCGAATGGAACCTGATTATGTAAAGCTCGCCCGTGAATACACGGATGGCGTCAGTACTGACCCCGAAAAATGGCAAGTCGCTAAAACGGTCATGGATATGGCTCATCAAGTTGGAGCACTCGCTCTTGCTGAAGGCGTAGAACAGGTGCAAGATGTTGAATGTTTAATGGAGATGGGCTATGACCTGTATCAAGGCTACCTGTTCGCGAAACCGAGTGACACACCTTTACAAGCTATCGACAGTCAATGGAAACAGACTTAA
- a CDS encoding CBS domain-containing protein, which yields MTVKNSERFIVAYNRIEKLLAGKVDESGYLPFYRLIDKAKIKNSVVRNYEEDLREYGDLRNAIVHHRTGVDYVIAEPHDETVERIEEIERKLSNPLTVGALFGCKVHTLQSKEPLTAALKLMTDNKFSQVPIYENSQFKGLITAAGITYWLAGQSTENSIPREIPTLSAVYGYEKRKESFEFVERDLSVYEAENFFKRAITRGTRLEALLITENADHNGDLIGIITPYDLLKIK from the coding sequence ATGACTGTGAAAAACTCAGAACGTTTTATTGTCGCGTATAACCGGATTGAAAAATTGCTTGCTGGAAAAGTCGATGAAAGTGGTTATTTACCGTTTTACAGGTTGATAGACAAGGCGAAAATCAAGAACTCTGTCGTCCGAAATTATGAAGAGGATTTACGGGAGTATGGAGACTTGCGAAATGCAATCGTCCATCATAGGACGGGTGTCGATTATGTTATTGCGGAACCGCATGATGAAACTGTGGAACGGATTGAGGAAATCGAACGAAAGTTAAGTAATCCGCTAACAGTCGGTGCACTTTTTGGATGTAAAGTGCATACGCTGCAATCAAAGGAACCGTTGACGGCAGCGTTGAAACTGATGACAGATAATAAATTCAGTCAAGTGCCGATTTACGAAAATAGTCAATTCAAAGGTCTCATTACAGCAGCGGGGATTACATATTGGTTAGCAGGTCAATCGACAGAGAATTCTATTCCCCGGGAAATACCGACACTTTCCGCTGTATATGGGTATGAAAAACGAAAAGAATCGTTTGAGTTTGTCGAAAGGGATCTGTCCGTATATGAGGCGGAGAACTTTTTCAAACGCGCGATTACAAGAGGCACTCGGCTTGAAGCGTTGCTTATTACCGAAAATGCAGATCACAACGGAGATTTAATCGGTATCATAACCCCTTATGATTTACTTAAAATCAAATAA
- a CDS encoding lipoprotein, which translates to MKRIASLFFAILLLAALTACNVKDDRNEMGGARKAPAEVEQPAAEEESVEDVEGEDTDMDDADSTEDTEADDSDSK; encoded by the coding sequence ATGAAAAGAATAGCATCATTATTTTTCGCGATTTTGCTTCTTGCAGCTTTAACGGCATGTAATGTGAAAGATGACCGGAACGAGATGGGTGGAGCTAGAAAAGCACCTGCTGAAGTAGAGCAGCCTGCTGCGGAAGAAGAAAGTGTAGAAGATGTTGAAGGCGAAGACACAGATATGGACGACGCCGATTCAACGGAAGATACGGAAGCCGACGACAGCGATTCAAAGTAA
- a CDS encoding D-glycero-alpha-D-manno-heptose-1,7-bisphosphate 7-phosphatase translates to MKKAVFLDRDGVINEVLTDRVKFVNRPDQLYFLPGAPEAIHLLNDIFDYVFVVTNQGGVGLGYMKEEQLQKIHVHMIEELAKSQAVVDEVVYCPHKPKAGCVCRKPNSKLIEDLAEKYDVDVASSYMVGDTDTDIIAGKKAGTKTVFIGKDDPLADAVFPDLLGAAKWMIEQDIAEM, encoded by the coding sequence ATGAAAAAAGCGGTTTTTCTCGATCGTGATGGTGTTATTAATGAAGTGCTGACGGATCGTGTGAAGTTTGTCAACAGGCCCGATCAGCTGTATTTTCTACCTGGTGCGCCGGAAGCCATCCATTTGTTAAATGACATTTTTGATTATGTGTTTGTCGTCACGAATCAGGGCGGTGTAGGCTTGGGCTATATGAAGGAAGAACAATTGCAGAAGATCCATGTTCATATGATTGAGGAACTCGCAAAATCACAAGCAGTCGTTGATGAAGTTGTTTATTGTCCCCATAAACCAAAAGCAGGCTGTGTTTGCCGAAAACCGAACAGTAAGCTGATTGAAGACCTTGCAGAAAAATATGATGTAGATGTAGCTTCCTCCTATATGGTTGGCGATACGGACACAGATATTATTGCGGGAAAGAAAGCTGGGACGAAAACGGTATTCATTGGAAAAGATGATCCTCTCGCAGATGCTGTGTTTCCTGACCTTCTTGGCGCGGCAAAGTGGATGATTGAACAAGATATTGCTGAAATGTAA
- a CDS encoding class I SAM-dependent methyltransferase codes for MTAVEPNPLIHARGAERLRKASVPIDVVEAIAEVLPFEDNAFDTVIATLVFCTIPDPPTALAEIQRVSKPNAEILFFEHVRMEQPVLGKTQDLLNPLWNKICDGCHLNRDTMSIIQQSRLDVVEVKQLYNKLFLSIRCKNNKRTIERSVF; via the coding sequence GTGACTGCCGTTGAACCGAACCCATTGATACATGCAAGGGGGGCTGAACGTTTGCGGAAAGCGAGTGTGCCAATTGACGTCGTGGAAGCAATTGCCGAAGTACTGCCGTTTGAAGACAATGCTTTTGACACGGTTATTGCCACACTTGTCTTTTGCACGATTCCCGATCCACCTACAGCATTGGCGGAAATTCAGCGTGTGAGTAAACCGAATGCAGAAATACTGTTTTTTGAACATGTACGCATGGAACAACCAGTACTAGGGAAGACACAGGATCTGCTTAATCCTTTATGGAATAAAATCTGTGACGGTTGCCACTTAAACAGGGATACTATGTCAATAATCCAGCAATCCCGCCTAGACGTTGTAGAAGTAAAACAGTTATATAACAAACTGTTTCTGTCTATTCGATGTAAAAATAATAAGCGGACAATAGAAAGATCCGTATTCTGA
- the thiD gene encoding bifunctional hydroxymethylpyrimidine kinase/phosphomethylpyrimidine kinase: MTSVTLTIAGSDSGGGAGIQADLKTFQELDTFGTSALTAVTAQNTLGVHAVQPIEPAMVVSQIEAVLDDFTVGAAKTGMLFSSEIIEAVADTLKRYPSFPLVIDPVMIAKGGSSLLQQNAIDALKEQLIPLATLLTPNIPEAEVLTGMSIKSLAHMESAAQQLLQMGCTAVVMKGGHREDEQFAEDLFMSAEGDYFLMKSERIQTKDTHGTGCTFAAAITAELAKGATIRDAVIKAKQFIQAAIEDGLGIGHGHGPTHHAALRKRGLAERKDVELIGKR, translated from the coding sequence ATGACTTCAGTGACACTTACAATCGCAGGATCTGATAGTGGTGGAGGGGCAGGCATCCAAGCAGATCTGAAAACATTCCAGGAGCTCGACACGTTCGGGACATCTGCGCTGACTGCGGTCACAGCTCAAAATACGCTTGGTGTGCATGCCGTCCAACCGATTGAACCAGCTATGGTCGTTTCGCAGATCGAAGCGGTGCTAGATGATTTCACGGTAGGTGCAGCGAAAACGGGAATGTTGTTTTCATCGGAAATTATTGAGGCAGTTGCGGATACGTTAAAGCGGTACCCATCATTTCCGCTCGTAATTGATCCTGTCATGATTGCGAAAGGCGGCTCTTCATTGCTACAACAAAATGCGATTGATGCTTTGAAAGAGCAACTCATTCCGCTTGCAACACTATTGACACCTAACATCCCTGAAGCAGAAGTGCTGACAGGCATGTCTATCAAATCATTAGCACATATGGAGTCAGCTGCACAGCAGTTATTGCAGATGGGTTGCACTGCCGTAGTCATGAAGGGCGGTCATCGGGAAGATGAACAATTCGCGGAAGATCTGTTCATGTCAGCAGAAGGCGATTACTTCTTAATGAAGAGCGAACGAATCCAAACGAAAGATACACATGGAACAGGCTGCACGTTCGCAGCAGCAATTACCGCGGAACTCGCAAAAGGTGCAACGATTCGCGATGCCGTCATCAAAGCAAAGCAGTTCATTCAGGCGGCGATTGAGGATGGATTAGGAATCGGACATGGTCACGGACCAACCCATCATGCAGCGCTTCGAAAACGAGGGCTTGCGGAACGAAAGGATGTTGAATTGATTGGAAAACGTTGA
- a CDS encoding universal stress protein, with protein sequence MNIAVAIDGSESAISATKHALTLVKYLPDTHLEIIFVTDFNKVEDERLLKNSVEHLNAYQQRNVRPIVKLAEQEGVEPTITLLTGATGPTIIKYVNANEVDHLVIGSNSLNAFKGSVFGDINQKAVKRMRCPVTIVK encoded by the coding sequence ATGAATATTGCAGTTGCCATTGATGGTTCTGAAAGTGCAATCAGTGCGACGAAACACGCACTTACGCTCGTCAAATATTTACCAGATACCCATCTGGAAATTATTTTCGTCACCGATTTTAATAAAGTTGAAGATGAACGCCTGCTGAAAAATAGTGTTGAACACTTAAACGCTTACCAACAGAGAAATGTCCGTCCAATTGTAAAGCTGGCGGAACAAGAAGGAGTTGAGCCGACGATTACATTACTGACAGGTGCAACCGGTCCAACGATTATCAAATATGTCAATGCCAATGAAGTGGATCATCTCGTTATCGGAAGTAATAGTCTGAACGCCTTCAAAGGTTCGGTATTTGGTGACATTAACCAAAAAGCAGTGAAGCGAATGAGATGCCCAGTGACGATTGTAAAGTGA
- a CDS encoding NAD(P)-dependent oxidoreductase, with protein sequence MKIALFGATGRVGRSVLDKALASGHTVTVLVRTPEKLPVHDRLTVIQGDARDEQAIYQTISGMNVVFSALGTDKTTTLTESVPHMIQSMKTVGITRIVTIGTAGILESRIEPGKLRYESTESHRKLTFAAEEHHRVYDLLNESKLDWTIVCPTYLPDGDEQGNYRVERDYLPENGKQISVGDTGAFAFDELLACKHVCYRVGIAY encoded by the coding sequence ATGAAAATCGCATTATTTGGAGCTACGGGAAGAGTTGGACGTAGTGTTTTAGACAAGGCTCTTGCTTCAGGTCATACAGTTACTGTACTCGTTCGTACACCTGAAAAGCTGCCAGTTCACGATCGGTTGACAGTCATTCAAGGGGATGCTCGGGATGAACAGGCTATTTACCAGACAATTTCAGGTATGAATGTAGTTTTCAGTGCACTCGGGACAGACAAAACAACAACGCTGACAGAATCAGTCCCACATATGATTCAGTCTATGAAGACTGTTGGAATCACACGCATTGTCACAATTGGAACTGCAGGTATTCTGGAAAGCCGTATTGAACCTGGGAAACTGCGATACGAATCAACTGAATCTCATCGTAAATTGACGTTTGCGGCGGAAGAACATCATAGAGTTTATGACTTGCTTAACGAATCGAAACTCGACTGGACAATTGTCTGTCCGACGTATTTGCCAGATGGCGATGAACAAGGCAACTATCGCGTTGAACGGGATTATTTACCGGAAAACGGCAAGCAGATTTCTGTAGGTGATACGGGTGCTTTCGCCTTTGATGAATTGCTCGCCTGCAAGCATGTCTGTTATCGGGTTGGGATTGCCTATTGA